Proteins found in one Triticum urartu cultivar G1812 chromosome 4, Tu2.1, whole genome shotgun sequence genomic segment:
- the LOC125552173 gene encoding uncharacterized protein LOC125552173, giving the protein MPFPSAGARDGKIMAAACSLSPLPLAPPAIPRPALFSRCVAAPRRGRNAGAGTGRLRLARRLRPPAAAIEEVEQTEAMMRVAADDDSITATVVSVLLTVSFVGLSLLTIGVIYLAVQDFLQKRESEKFEREEAERQKEEARQKRAKARGKKRNRR; this is encoded by the exons ATGCCCTTTCCTTCCGCTGGCGCGAGGGACGGGAAGATAATGGCGGCAGCGTGCTCCCTCTCTCCCCTCCCTCTCGCGCCACCCGCGATACCCAGGCCAGCGCTCTTCTCGAGGTGCGTCGCTGCTCCGCGCCGTGGTAGGAATGCCGGGGCAGGCACCGGGCGCTTGCGCCTCGCCAGGAGGCTGCGCCCGCCTGCCGCCGCCATCGAAGAGGTGGAGCAGACCGAGGCCATGATGAGGGTGGCCGCCGACGACGACAGCATCACCGCCACCGTGGTGTCGGTGCTGCTCACGGTCTCGTTCGTCGGGCTCTCCCTCCTCACAATCGGG GTGATCTATCTGGCGGTGCAGGACTTCTTGCAGAAGAGGGAGAGTGAGAAGTTTGAGAGGGAGGAGGCTGAGAGGCAGAAAGAGGAGGCGAGGCAGAAGAGGGCCAAGGCCAGGGGAAAGAAAAGAAATCGACGATGA